From Rhododendron vialii isolate Sample 1 chromosome 10a, ASM3025357v1, the proteins below share one genomic window:
- the LOC131302530 gene encoding serine/arginine-rich splicing factor SR45a-like, whose protein sequence is MADSPRKRYSRSPSPYAAQSRSRSRSRSRSRSRSWSRPKGRSGSRSRGRTEAVNTGNTLYVTGLSTRVTERELEDHFSREGKVSSCFLVVEPRTRASRGFAFITMETLEDANRCVKRLHQSVLDGRCITVERSRRKRPRTPTPGHYLGLKNTRDHGYRGDRGRSRGGHDDYDYRRSPRRSPYRGSRDYSPRHSPYGGRSRRERSYSPYGGSERHYPRR, encoded by the exons Atg GCTGATTCTCCTCGCAAAAG GTATTCACGGTCTCCTTCCCCTTATGCCGCTCAATCTCGATCCAGGTCAAGGTCAAGGTCCAGATCCAGATCTAGATCCTGGTCAAGGCCAAAGGGCAGGTCCGGGTCCAGAAGTCGAGGGAG GACTGAAGCTGTGAATACTGGGAATACACTTTATGTGACTGGGTTGTCTACAAGGGTCACAGAAAGAGAACTTGAAGATCATTTCTCTAGGGAAGGGAAG gtAAGTTCCTGTTTTCTGGTTGTGGAGCCCCGTACACGAGCCTCTCGTGGTTTTGCTTTTATCACAATGGAAACTCTAGAGGATGCAAATCGCTGCGTCAAGCGTCTCCATCAGTCAGTTTTAGATGGCCGGTGCATTACAGTGGAGAGA TCCCGGAGGAAGCGCCCCAGAACTCCCACACCGGGTCACTATCTTGGGTTGAAAAACACTAGGGACCATG GCTATCGTGGTGACCGTGGTAGATCCCGTGGAGGACACGATGACTATGACTATCGGAGGTCTCCAAGGCGCTCGCCATATCGAGGCAGTCGTGATTACTCTCCCCGGCATTCGCCTTATGGTGGAAGGTCAAGAAGGGAGAGATCGTATTCCCCTTATGGTGGCTCAGAAAGGCACTATCCTCGTCGTTAG